Below is a window of Ciceribacter thiooxidans DNA.
TGCTGCGACGTTGCGATGGCGGGGGAACACCATGTTCGGCCGGAAGGAAAGGGCTGAGCTCGCCGGCAGGTTCTCGGCGAGCCAGGCAAAACCCTGCCGCATCTTTTCGAGATGGATCTGCTCGCAGACCGGTTTGAGGATCGAAAGATCGATCAGTTCGCCCAACCGCTCCGGCAGGTATGGCGGCTCGGGTTCGGACGGGCGGGTCTGCACGAAGCTCCCGCGGCCGATTTCCCCGGAGATCAGCCCGCGTCGAATGAGTTCGTCATAGGCTCGGCTCACCGTCTGCACCGACAACTTCAGGTCGTCTGCAAGCTTTCGATGGGTCGGAAGTCGCGCACCGTTCTGGAGCTTCCCTTCCTGGATCGCGCGGGCAAACTGATCGGCCAGGGAGAGATAGGCAGGGCGGCGCAGAAGTGTTGTGTCGGGCATCCAATTTGTCATGATTTCGACAGTGATCAAAATCAGCTCAATTGACAACGCAAAAGTGAACACCCAATGTCTTTTCCCTGACTTTGACGCGACCGAAGCTCGATAGAAGGCACTCCCGAATGAAACTCGACGCGATCGATCTGCGCATCCTTGAGGCGATCCAGGCCGACGGCCGGATCACCAAGCTGGCGCTCGCCGAACGCGTCGGGCTGTCACCGACACCCTGCTGGATGCGGCTTCGGAAACTCGAAAAAGCCGGTATCGTGACCGGCTATCATGCACGCGTTGCCGTGCGTCAGGTTGCGCCCGTCACCAACGTCATGATGGAGGTCACGCTCGCAAATCACCGCCAGGCGGATTTCGACCGCTTCGAGCGCGTGGTCGCGACAATCCCCGAAATCGTCGCCTGCTGGTCGGTCGGCGGCGGTGTCGACTACATCCTGAAGTTCATGACCCGCGATATCGACGCCTACCAGCGACTGGTCGACGAACTGCTGGCGCGCGAGCTCGGCATCGACCGCTATTTCACCTACATCGTCACGAAGACCGTGAAAGACGAGACCATCCTGCCGCTCGCCACGCTGTTGCCGCAAGCCGGGTAAGATCGACCGGGCCACCCACAGCACCGGCACCGTGTCAGCCGTGTCGGGCGCTCTCATGCCGAGACAATCTCTCTTACGATCCGGGCAACTTTGGTCAAAGTCTCTCTCCACGCACAGCTGATTGGACAATCTCTCGCGCCAAGCGTGGCAATCTTCCCGCACCAAGTCGAGGAGATACGAGATGACCGCCGTCTTTGCGCGCACAGCCTTTCACGACGCTCTTAAACACCTGAGCGACCCGCAATTGCTGCGGGAACTCGCCTATATCGGTGGACGCTGGGTCGCCGGCGAAGCCGGGAGGACGCGGGAAGTCCGCGATCCTTCGACCGGTGCGACTCTCGCCTTCGTCGCGGCACTCGACGGCGCCCAGGTATCAGAGGCCGTCGACGCTGCAGAACAGGCTTTCAAGTCCTGGCGTGACATGCTCCCACAGGCACGCGCCGCGATCCTTCGTCGGTGGCACGACCTGATGCATGCCGCCAAGGACGATCTCGCCCTGCTGATGACGCTCGAGCAGGGCAAGCCACTCGCTGAATCGCGCGGTGAGATCGACTATGCCGCGTCCTTCCTCGAATGGTATGGCGAGGAGGGTAAGCGGCTCAACGCCGAAAGCGTGACGAGCCATCTCCCCGGAGCCGAAATGTTCGTCCGTAGGGAGGCACTCGGCGTCGTCGGGATCGTCACTCCGTGGAACTTCCCGTCCGCGATGATCACCCGCAAGGCGGCCGCAGCGCTTGCTGCGGGCAATACCGTCGTCGCGCACCCGTCCTCCGAAACACCGCTTTCCGCACTCGCCCTGGCACAACTCGGTGAACGGGCGGGTCTTCCGGCCGGCGTCTTCAACGTTCTCACCGGCGATGCCGCGACGATCGTCGGGCACATGAGCCGCGATGCCCGCATCCGCGCCATGAGCTTCACGGGGTCGACCGAGATCGGCAGGCTGATTGCAGGCCAGTGCGCACCGACCATGAAACGCCTCGTCATGGAACTTGGCGGGCACGCCCCGCTGATCGTCTTCGCCGACGCCGATGTGGAAAAGGCGGCCGACATCGCGATTGCCGCCAAGTTTGCGACCTCGGGGCAAGACTGCCTCGCCGCCAACCGCATCTATGTCGAGCACCCCGTTCTCAAGGCTTTCGAGGAGGCCTTCGCCGCGCGGATCGCGCGCCTCAAGACGGGTTCGGGCCTGGAGCCAGATACCGATATCGGACCACTGATGCATGAGCGCGCGATCGCCAAGGTCGAAGAACACGTAGCCGACGCGTTGAAAAGAGGGGCGAAGCTTGTCGTCGGCGGCAAGCGCCATCCCGCGGGGCCGCTCTTCTTCCAGCCGACGCTGCTGACCGATGTGCCCGACGATGCCCTCGTAATGTGGGAGGAGACGTTCGGCCCCGTGGCCGCCGTCACCGCCTTCGATACCGAGGACGAGGTCATCGCCCGCGCCAACAACACCGAATACGGCCTCGTCGCCTACGTCGTCACCGAAAACGGAGCGCGCCAGATGCGGCTTGCCCGCGCGCTCGAATACGGAATGGTGGCAATCAACCGTGTGAAGATTACCGGGGGACCAATCCCCTTCGGAGGCTGGAAACAGTCGGGCCTTGGACGCGAGGGATCGCGCCACGGCATGGAGGCCTTCACCGAGCTCAAATACCTCTGCATCGACACCGCCGCTTGAACCGGACTACGAAAGGAAAGACCATGCTCGAACGAAGCAACGAACTCACCGCCTGGGACCGTGATCACTTCTTCCACCCCTCCACCCACATGGGGATGCACGCGCGCGGTGAAACCCCGACCCGCGTCATCGGCGGCGGAGACGGCGTCTACATCACCGACACGACCGGCAAGCGGAGCCTCGATGCCTTCGCCGGCCTATACTGCGTCAATGTCGGCTACGGACGCGAAAAGATCACCGATGCCATCGCCGAGCAGGCGAAGAACCTCGCCTATTATCACGCCTATGTCGGACACGGCACGGAGGCATCGATCCGCCTTGCCAAGATGATCATCGACCGGGCGCCGGAGGGCATGAGCCGCGTGTATTTCGGGCTTTCCGGCTCGGACGCCAACGAAACCAACATCAAGCTAATCTGGTACTACAACAATATCCTCGGCCGCCCGGAGAAGAAGAAGATCATCTCGCGCTGGCGCGGCTATCACGGTTCGGGCGTAATGACCGGCTCGCTGACCGGGCTCCGGCTATTCCACAACGCCTTCGACCTGCCGCGCGCGCCAGTCCTGCACACGGAGGCACCCTATTACTTCCGCCGCCCTGATCGTTCGATGAGCGAAGAGCAATTTGCGCAATACTGCGCCGACAAGCTGGAAGAGATGATCCTCGCGGAAGGACCCGACACGATCGCCGCCTTCATCGGTGAGCCGATCCTCGGCACCGGTGGCATCGTGCCGCCGCCCAAGGGCTACTGGGAGAAGATCCAGGCGGTCCTTCGCAAATACGACATCCTGCTCGTCGCCGACGAGGTCGTCACCGGCTTCGGTCGCCTCGGCACCATGTTCGGCTCGGATCATTACGGCATCACGCCCGACCTCATCACCATTGCCAAGGGCCTGACCTCGGCCTACGCGCCGCTATCGGGCACGATCGTGTCGGACAAGGTCTGGCAGGTGCTGGTGAAGGGATCGGACGAGCTGGGGCCGATCGGCCACGGCTGGACCTATTCGGCGCATCCGATCTGCGCCGCGGCCGGCGTTGCCAATCTCGAGCTCATCGATGAGCTCGACCTTGTGGAAAATGCCGGTTCGACCGGCGCCTATTTCCGTGCCGAATTGCAGAAGGCCGTCGGCGACCACCGCAACGTCGGGGAAGTCCGCGGCGACGGCCTGATGGCTGCCGTGGAATTCGTCGAGGACCGCGACGACCGCAAGTTCTTCGACCCGGCAGCGAAGGTCGGCCCGCAGATCGCGGCAGCGCTCCTCGAACGCGGCGTCATCGGCCGCGCCATGCCGGAAGGCGACATTCTCGGCTTCGCCCCGCCGCTCTGCCTGACACGCGAGGAAGCCGATACCGTCGTGAAGGCGACGGCGGACGCGATCGGCAGCGTGCTTGGCCGCTAACCATATGGTGTCGTGGTGCCCGGCGTTCGTCCGGGCCCCATCTCCTTTTCGAAGCCCGTCGCGATGCCTCCGCCCGCGGCGGGCAACTACAAATTCTCGCCGGCGGCTGCCTGCCGACCGGGACCAGCATCGGGCACCGGCCGATCATGCGGGAAGCGCATCCTGACCACGAATCCCTCAGCCGTCTTCTCGAACGCCATGTCGCCGCCCAGGCGGTCAAGTGCCATCCGGACGATCGAGAGCCCGAGACCGCTACCATGGCCCGCGGGATGCGCGCCCCTGAAGAAGCGTTCCGTCACACGTGCCTCCTCCGCGGCGGAGATTCCGTGACCCTGGTCCGTGATTACGACGACGGCGTCGTCTCCGCTCCGAAAAACCTTGCAGCTGACTTCGCTCCCGCGCGGTGAATGCTGGATTGCATTCTCCATAACGTTGCGGAGCGCCAGCTGCACCAATGTGCGATCCGCCTTTACCATCACTGCCGTAGGATCGTGCTCGCCCCACGCGCGGGCGACACGAACCTCGCCTGCAGTCAGGAGAGGCTCGAGGTCCGAGGCAATCTCGCTGAGCAGCGAATGAAGATCGACGGCATCGTCCACAGGCGCCGACACCGCGGAGTCGACCGCGGCGAGATCGATGAGCTGGCGGACCATTCGGCTGGTGCGGTCGACGCTCGTCGATATCCGGGAAAGCGCATCGCGTTGGACCTTCGGATCGTCTGTACGCAGGGCGATCTGGGCCTGGGTCTTCAATCCGGCAAGCGGCGTCTTCAGCTCGTGCGCGGCATAAGCCGTGAAGCTCCGCTCCCGCTCGCGCGCCTCAGCGACCCGCCCGAACAGACTGTTCAGCGCATGGAGGACGGGCCGGATCTCGCCCGGGGCGGCCCTGTCGTCGATCGGATGCAGTTCGGTCGCCGATCGCCCGGACAAACCTACGGCAATGCGCGTGAGCGGCGCCAGGCCGCGACCGACACTCAGCCAGATCAGCAGCGCCAGAACGGGCAGTATGATAATCCCCGGCAAGAGGAGCCCCTTCATGACGTCGCCGATCAGGCGTTCGCGGATCTCCAGACTGTCGCCGACAAGCACGCGCACGCCGAGTGCCGGGTTCACCACCGCGTACACGCGCCAACGCTGTCCGTCGATTTCGGTCTCCTTGAAGCCGCTGGTGTGGTCGGCCAACGAGGTCTCGGGGGCACTTTCGGATCGGCTGACGAGACTGCCCTCCAGCGACCAGATCTGGCAGGAGAGTTGGCGGCTATAATTGCCACTCGCCTTTTCGAACGGCGCCGGAAGTGGCTTGTCCGTGGCAACACCCACAGCCGCGGCGGCATCGACCCTGTGGTCGGAGATGAGCGAACTCACCATCCGGGCCGCCTCCATCAGCCGGGCGTCCAGTACTCGCTCGACCTCGGCCTGGGTACTGGCATAGATCCAGACCGCGGCAAAGAGCCAGACGGCACTGGTGGTCGCAAGCAATATAGTGAAAAGCCGGATCCGCATCGAGTTCATCAGATCGCCCTCAGTCGATACCCGGCACCCCGGACGGTTTCGATGAAGTCCGCGCCCAATTTGGATCGCAGCTTGTGCACGTGAACCTCAATCGTGTTGCTCTCCACCTCTTCCTGCCAGCCATAGAGTTTCTGCTCCAGCAGGGACTTCGACTGGATCACACCCGGCGCCTCCATGAGCGCCTGAAGGATGACGAACTCCCGTCGGGAGAGCGAGACGGTCGCGCCCTCCCTTGTGGCGATCATTCGTGCGGGATCGAGCGCCACTCCGTTCCAGCTAAGAGTGCTCTCTGCTCTCCCCTGGCCGCGGCGAACGATGGCCCGCAGCCTTGCCGCCACCTCGTCGAGATCGAACGGCTTGCCGAGATAGTCATCAGCGCCCGCGTCCAATCCGGCGATCCGATCCCTCACCTCGTCCTTTGCAGTCAGGAGAAGGACGGGCGTGCGATCCTTCGCGGCACGCATCGTTGAAAGGACATCCAGCCCTGAACCGTCGGGAAGCATCTGGTCGAGGATCACCGCATCAAATGTGTCGGCGGCGACGGCGGCCTCCGCGTCGGCAGCTGTCGTCACGGCATCGACGGTGAAGCCGCACAATTGCAGGCCCACCTTGAGCCCGTCCAGCAGGATTTCGTCGTCTTCAACGACCAGCAGGCGCATTCGATCCTCGTTCTCGTTCTCCGGCCTCCGTGCACCACCGACCTTAAGGCTGCCTTAAGGTTGGCGGGGGAGACCGCCTGCGCACATCAGCAACGGAGCAGAGAGTTTGCGCGTTCTTCTGTCGGTTTCATGTCTCATCCTTGCGTTCGCCACCGCGGCGCTCGCAAGTCCCGTGGGGGCGCCCCTGCCCATGGAGCGGGCCTTCCGGCTTAGCGCCCATCGCGATCGTGGCGACGTCGTACTCAACTGGCAGATCGAAGACGGCTATTATCTCTATCGCGAATACCTGACTGTGATTGCCGACGGCCCGTCGCCTCAGGTGGAAACGCCGTCGGGCGTTATCAAGGATGATCCGGGCTTCGGAAGCACCGAGGTCTATTACGGAAACGTCAATGCAACCGTCGTCGAGCCTCCCGCCGGCACGTTGAAGGTGACCTATCAGGGCTGCCAGGACGGTGGTCTCTGCTATCCTCCGACCACCGTCGAGCTGGACCCGTCGGCGCTTCCGCTCTCAGCCTCGACCAGCAAACCGGGTCGAGAATTGGCAATCTCTGCACCACAGACGAAGGCCGTTTTTCAATCGGTTCCCGATGTTGCGTCATTCCCGTCGACCGGGACGGGTATCCGCGTGGCTGACGCCCCGTCCGGCGGCATGGTCGGAGCCCTCCTCGATCGGGGCGGCACTCTTCTGCTTCTGGCCGGGTTCCTCGGTTTCGGAGTCCTCCTCGCCTTCACCCCGTGCGTCTTTCCGATGTATCCGATCCTCGCCGCCACGCTCGCGCGCGAGGGTGAGAGGCTCTCGGCCGGCCGGGGATTTGCACTGTCGTCGAGCTATGTCGTCGCGCTTGCCGCAGCCTTCAGTATCCTCGGCGTGACGGCGGCATGGTCGGGTCAGAACTTTCAGGCCGCGCTCCAGTCAACGACCGCAACCATTCTGCTGGCCGCCCTCTTCGTGGCGCTCGCATTGTCGAATTTCGGACTGTTCGAACTTCAGCTTCCGGCCTCCGTAAGAAGTGCCTTTGGAAAACAGCGCACGGGCCGGAGTTCCCTCGTCTCGTCAGCGGCCCTCGGTTTCTCTTCCGCTCTCGTCATCGGCCCGTGTGTAACCGCACCGCTTGCCGGCGCCCTTCTCTATATCGCCCAGACCGGCAACGTGGCACTCGGAGCGGCTTCTCTCTTTGCGCTGGGCATCGGAAAGGGTATTCCGCTGATCCTCATGGGCACTTTCGGCACGGGCCTGCTGCCACGCGCAGGGCGATGGATGGAGCGCGTCCGCCAGGTCTTCGGGTTCATCTTTCTTGGAACCTCACTCTGGTTCGTCGACCATCTACTGCCGCCCGGTATCGGACTGGCGCTGTGGTCGGCGCTGCTCATCACTTTCGCGGTCTTCATCGGAACCTTCGACCAATTGCCACCGGATGCCGGGGCGGTCCCCGTCTTGCGAAGGCTGCTGGGATTCTAGCCGGGTTCTACGGGCTCCTGCTTGCCGTCGGCGCCGCTTCGGGTTCGGCGAACCCTCTCAATCCATTGGCAGCCTTTACGGCAAGACCAGCGGACGTCTTGTCGAAACCGGACGAGATCAGCAAGGCATCCTTTCAGGAGGTCGGTTCTTCCACCGAACTGTCATCGCTCCTCACGCAAACCGCGGATGCTCGGGCGAGGCCGGCGCTCGTCTACTTCACGGCCGAATGGTGCGTCACTTGCAGAGCGATCGAGCGATCCGTCCTTCCGGCGCCCGCGGTTGCGAACGCCCTTCGGGATGTCCGTCTCGTCGCCGTCGATCTCACGAACCTCACGGACGAGAAGCGATCCCTGATGAAGGAGCTGCAGGTCGTCGGGCCCCCGACAATGCTGTTCCTTTCGAACGACCTCCGTGAAAAGCCCTCGACGCGTCTCGTCGGCGAAATCTCCTCAGAGGCCGTCGTCGCCTCGGCGGGCAACATCATGGAACGCGCGCCATGAATGCCGTCGCCATCGGTCCTCTCGTCTTCGATGCCGAACGGTTCGCCGCCATTGCAGGTCTGGTCACGTTTCTCGGCCTGACGTCTTTTCTCGCCTGGCGCGTGGACGACAAACTCGCCCGCTGGTCGACATGGACCGCCTTTTCCGGCGTGGCCGGCGCGCGGGCGGTGCATGTGCTGCAGCACCTGGACGGTTTCCTCTCCGAACCATGGCGGATCTTCGCCCTTTGGCAGGGCGGCTTTTCCTGGGCCGAAGGAGCCGGGGCCGTTGTCACGATGATGGTCATCCTGTTCATCCGGGACCGGCGGCTCTTTACCTGGGCGGCGGCAAGTGTCGTTGCAGGGGTCACAATCACGGGGGCGACCGCCTTCCTGACGCTCTCCCGGACGCATGCTCCACCCCCTGACGTCACCTTGCAGAGCCTCACAGGAGATCGGATCACAATCGGCGGCGGAGGCCGGCCGATCGTTCTCAACCTTTGGGCCACATGGTGCCCGCCATGCCGGCGCGAACTGCCAATGATGGCGGAGATTGCCGACGGGGCGACCGGCGCCGATTTCCTCTTTGCCAATCAGGGGGAGCAATCGGCGCAGGTGGACAGGTATCTCCGGGGCCAGCGCCTGACGCTCCGCAAGGTCGTTCTAGACACGCAGATGACGCTCAGCCGCCATTACAGTGCGGTCGGACTGCCCGCGACCCTCTTTCTCGCAGATGACGGAACGGTGATGGCCTCCCATCTCGGCGAAATCTCTCGCGAGGTTCTCATCCAGCAAATTGAACGACTGACAGACCGAGAAGGAAACTTGCAATGACACCTGCCAATGCCACCCTGACACGATCGGGGTTGCGGCTCGGGGCCCTCTTGCTGCTCGCCGCAGGCATATCCGCCTGCTCGCAGACAGATCCGGTGCGCCCGAAAATCGAAACGCCGAAGGTGGCTGAAAGCATCGCCAGCATGTATGCGCCCATGCAGGATGGCGAGGAGACGGTGCCTGGTATCGACGTCTCGAAAATGAATCCGAAGAACGTCCGTCAGGTCGTGGACTACAAGACGGGCTATCCGCCCGGGACCATCGTCGTCGACCCTTACGCCCGCTTCCTCTACCTCGTCATGGAGAACGGCAAGGCGATGCGTTATGGCGTCGGCGTCGCGAAGGCCGGCATGGAATTCAAGGGAGAGGCCGATATCGCGCGCAAGGCGCAGTGGCCCGGCTGGGTCCCGACCCAGAGCATGATCAAGCGAGATCCGGAACGCTACGCCCCCTTGGCGGCCGGACTGCCTGGCGGCATCAAGAACCCTCTCGGTGCGCGCGCCCTCTATCTCTATCAGGACGGCAGAGACACGCTCTACCGCATCCACGGCACCAACGAGCCGTGGTCGATCGGCAAGTCGGTTTCGTCCGGCTGCATCCGCCTGCTCAACCACGACATCATCGACCTGCATCGCCGCGTTCCGAAAGGATCGAAGGTCGTGGTGCTGGGCCCGGAAGAAACAGGAATAGGAGAAATCTGAAATGATCACCCGCAGAGACCTGCTCACCGCCGCCGCTGGCGCTGGCGCCTTCGTGGCGCTGGCACCCAGCTTTGCCTTCAGCCAGGAAATCACCGAGAGAACCGTCTTCTTCGACCCGGACGCGCCGGTGCTCGGCAATCCCAAGGGCGACGTCACCGTGGTGGAATTCTTCGATTATCAATGCCCATACTGCAAGAAGATCCACCCCACGGTGGAGAAGGTCATCAAGGAAGACGGCAATGTCCGTCTGGTCATGAAGGATTGGCCGGTCTTCGGCGATGCGTCGATTTTCGCCGCCCAGGCCGTTCTGGGCGCTGCGCAGATCGGCAAATACGAGGTTGCGATGGAAGCGCTGATGAAGACGGCCGGCAGACTGACGAATGACGATGTCGACGAGGTTCTGACGGGCGCCGGCCTGTCGATGAAGGAGATCGCCGCCTCGGTGAACAAGCATACGAGCAAGATCTCCAGCCTGCTCGACCGCAACTACAACCAGGCGCTGGCCTTCAATTTCGTCGGCACGCCCTCATTCGTTATCGGACGCACAACCTTCGGCGGCGTTCTCGACGAAAAGGGCCTCAAGGCGGCGATCGCCGAAGCGCGGGCAGCAAAGGCTGGATGACCTCATCGACCGCGAACCTTGTCAAGGCGGCCACCGGCAATGAGGCCCAGCGTGGTCACACTCAGATCTCATGGGTCAAGGTGACGGATTTCAGGTGAACGCACGAGCGGTCCGGCGTCAGGTGCCCGGCGCTCGTCCGGGCTCCACCGTCTCTTCAATTCACGCCACCGTCCGTCCCCGCCTGAGACCCGCCACCTGCCGGTCGTTGCGGCTACGCATTCTTCGCTCCGCCACGAGAGAGGGTGCCCACCGACGAAACTTACGCCTGCCGCCTCACCGAGACGAGCAACATCATCGGCCTTTCGAGTTCCTCTTGAAGACCCAGGTTTTCCCTTATCTGCTCGCTTGTCGGCGCGAACTCACTCACCGCCTCGATGGCGAACCCAGCGCCTATCAATGCGTTCAACGTGGTTGCAATGGTGCGGTGATGCTTCACTACTCCCGCCGCAAGCCAGTTCGTGCGGCGCTCTCCTTCCAGCGCATAGCGGTTGACCGGCCATGTCTTTCGCCCATCCTCATCCACGATCCAGTGCGGATCTGCGGCGGCCATGAAGATGGGATGCTCGATCGAGAAGACGAAATGACTGCCCGGCATAAGCGCTCGATAGACCATTCGTGCAAGGCGGGCAAAATCCCGAATGTAATGGAAGGTCAGGGAACTGAAGGCGAAATCGAAGGCTCCAACCGGCAGCTCAATTGTCTC
It encodes the following:
- a CDS encoding Lrp/AsnC family transcriptional regulator, encoding MKLDAIDLRILEAIQADGRITKLALAERVGLSPTPCWMRLRKLEKAGIVTGYHARVAVRQVAPVTNVMMEVTLANHRQADFDRFERVVATIPEIVACWSVGGGVDYILKFMTRDIDAYQRLVDELLARELGIDRYFTYIVTKTVKDETILPLATLLPQAG
- a CDS encoding NAD-dependent succinate-semialdehyde dehydrogenase, whose product is MTAVFARTAFHDALKHLSDPQLLRELAYIGGRWVAGEAGRTREVRDPSTGATLAFVAALDGAQVSEAVDAAEQAFKSWRDMLPQARAAILRRWHDLMHAAKDDLALLMTLEQGKPLAESRGEIDYAASFLEWYGEEGKRLNAESVTSHLPGAEMFVRREALGVVGIVTPWNFPSAMITRKAAAALAAGNTVVAHPSSETPLSALALAQLGERAGLPAGVFNVLTGDAATIVGHMSRDARIRAMSFTGSTEIGRLIAGQCAPTMKRLVMELGGHAPLIVFADADVEKAADIAIAAKFATSGQDCLAANRIYVEHPVLKAFEEAFAARIARLKTGSGLEPDTDIGPLMHERAIAKVEEHVADALKRGAKLVVGGKRHPAGPLFFQPTLLTDVPDDALVMWEETFGPVAAVTAFDTEDEVIARANNTEYGLVAYVVTENGARQMRLARALEYGMVAINRVKITGGPIPFGGWKQSGLGREGSRHGMEAFTELKYLCIDTAA
- a CDS encoding aspartate aminotransferase family protein: MLERSNELTAWDRDHFFHPSTHMGMHARGETPTRVIGGGDGVYITDTTGKRSLDAFAGLYCVNVGYGREKITDAIAEQAKNLAYYHAYVGHGTEASIRLAKMIIDRAPEGMSRVYFGLSGSDANETNIKLIWYYNNILGRPEKKKIISRWRGYHGSGVMTGSLTGLRLFHNAFDLPRAPVLHTEAPYYFRRPDRSMSEEQFAQYCADKLEEMILAEGPDTIAAFIGEPILGTGGIVPPPKGYWEKIQAVLRKYDILLVADEVVTGFGRLGTMFGSDHYGITPDLITIAKGLTSAYAPLSGTIVSDKVWQVLVKGSDELGPIGHGWTYSAHPICAAAGVANLELIDELDLVENAGSTGAYFRAELQKAVGDHRNVGEVRGDGLMAAVEFVEDRDDRKFFDPAAKVGPQIAAALLERGVIGRAMPEGDILGFAPPLCLTREEADTVVKATADAIGSVLGR
- a CDS encoding ATP-binding protein, with translation MNSMRIRLFTILLATTSAVWLFAAVWIYASTQAEVERVLDARLMEAARMVSSLISDHRVDAAAAVGVATDKPLPAPFEKASGNYSRQLSCQIWSLEGSLVSRSESAPETSLADHTSGFKETEIDGQRWRVYAVVNPALGVRVLVGDSLEIRERLIGDVMKGLLLPGIIILPVLALLIWLSVGRGLAPLTRIAVGLSGRSATELHPIDDRAAPGEIRPVLHALNSLFGRVAEARERERSFTAYAAHELKTPLAGLKTQAQIALRTDDPKVQRDALSRISTSVDRTSRMVRQLIDLAAVDSAVSAPVDDAVDLHSLLSEIASDLEPLLTAGEVRVARAWGEHDPTAVMVKADRTLVQLALRNVMENAIQHSPRGSEVSCKVFRSGDDAVVVITDQGHGISAAEEARVTERFFRGAHPAGHGSGLGLSIVRMALDRLGGDMAFEKTAEGFVVRMRFPHDRPVPDAGPGRQAAAGENL
- a CDS encoding response regulator transcription factor, which produces MRLLVVEDDEILLDGLKVGLQLCGFTVDAVTTAADAEAAVAADTFDAVILDQMLPDGSGLDVLSTMRAAKDRTPVLLLTAKDEVRDRIAGLDAGADDYLGKPFDLDEVAARLRAIVRRGQGRAESTLSWNGVALDPARMIATREGATVSLSRREFVILQALMEAPGVIQSKSLLEQKLYGWQEEVESNTIEVHVHKLRSKLGADFIETVRGAGYRLRAI
- the dsbD gene encoding protein-disulfide reductase DsbD; the encoded protein is MRVLLSVSCLILAFATAALASPVGAPLPMERAFRLSAHRDRGDVVLNWQIEDGYYLYREYLTVIADGPSPQVETPSGVIKDDPGFGSTEVYYGNVNATVVEPPAGTLKVTYQGCQDGGLCYPPTTVELDPSALPLSASTSKPGRELAISAPQTKAVFQSVPDVASFPSTGTGIRVADAPSGGMVGALLDRGGTLLLLAGFLGFGVLLAFTPCVFPMYPILAATLAREGERLSAGRGFALSSSYVVALAAAFSILGVTAAWSGQNFQAALQSTTATILLAALFVALALSNFGLFELQLPASVRSAFGKQRTGRSSLVSSAALGFSSALVIGPCVTAPLAGALLYIAQTGNVALGAASLFALGIGKGIPLILMGTFGTGLLPRAGRWMERVRQVFGFIFLGTSLWFVDHLLPPGIGLALWSALLITFAVFIGTFDQLPPDAGAVPVLRRLLGF
- a CDS encoding thioredoxin family protein, which gives rise to MSKPDEISKASFQEVGSSTELSSLLTQTADARARPALVYFTAEWCVTCRAIERSVLPAPAVANALRDVRLVAVDLTNLTDEKRSLMKELQVVGPPTMLFLSNDLREKPSTRLVGEISSEAVVASAGNIMERAP
- a CDS encoding TlpA disulfide reductase family protein — protein: MNAVAIGPLVFDAERFAAIAGLVTFLGLTSFLAWRVDDKLARWSTWTAFSGVAGARAVHVLQHLDGFLSEPWRIFALWQGGFSWAEGAGAVVTMMVILFIRDRRLFTWAAASVVAGVTITGATAFLTLSRTHAPPPDVTLQSLTGDRITIGGGGRPIVLNLWATWCPPCRRELPMMAEIADGATGADFLFANQGEQSAQVDRYLRGQRLTLRKVVLDTQMTLSRHYSAVGLPATLFLADDGTVMASHLGEISREVLIQQIERLTDREGNLQ
- a CDS encoding L,D-transpeptidase, which produces MTPANATLTRSGLRLGALLLLAAGISACSQTDPVRPKIETPKVAESIASMYAPMQDGEETVPGIDVSKMNPKNVRQVVDYKTGYPPGTIVVDPYARFLYLVMENGKAMRYGVGVAKAGMEFKGEADIARKAQWPGWVPTQSMIKRDPERYAPLAAGLPGGIKNPLGARALYLYQDGRDTLYRIHGTNEPWSIGKSVSSGCIRLLNHDIIDLHRRVPKGSKVVVLGPEETGIGEI
- a CDS encoding DsbA family protein — translated: MITRRDLLTAAAGAGAFVALAPSFAFSQEITERTVFFDPDAPVLGNPKGDVTVVEFFDYQCPYCKKIHPTVEKVIKEDGNVRLVMKDWPVFGDASIFAAQAVLGAAQIGKYEVAMEALMKTAGRLTNDDVDEVLTGAGLSMKEIAASVNKHTSKISSLLDRNYNQALAFNFVGTPSFVIGRTTFGGVLDEKGLKAAIAEARAAKAG
- a CDS encoding class I SAM-dependent methyltransferase; this encodes MAQNIYDDPNFFSGYSQLPRQVHGLAGAPEWPALCAMFPDVTDRRALDLGCGFGWVSRWLREHGARSVLGVDLSRNMILRARETTTDPAIDYRIADIETIELPVGAFDFAFSSLTFHYIRDFARLARMVYRALMPGSHFVFSIEHPIFMAAADPHWIVDEDGRKTWPVNRYALEGERRTNWLAAGVVKHHRTIATTLNALIGAGFAIEAVSEFAPTSEQIRENLGLQEELERPMMLLVSVRRQA